A stretch of DNA from Candidatus Aminicenantes bacterium:
GACATGCCCCATTACTGGCCGCTGTCCACACCGGGCGGCCGCAATCTCCTGGTCCAGCAGACCGAGCCCTACCCCCACCACCGGTCCTTCTGGTTCGCCGACACGGTCCGTCTGAACGGCGGCCGCGACGTCAGCTTCTACAACGGGCTTTATTCCGGAGTGGAGCAGCCGACTGACCCCAAGACCTACAAGCCCCCCTTCCGCGACCACATCCGTCATGTCCGATTCGCCAAGCTTGCGGCGCACGGCTCGCGCGCCGAGATCGAGGCCGAGCTCTTCTGGGAGATGGACGGCAATCAGGCCGTGCTCCGCGAGATGCGACGGCTCGTCGTCTACGGGCTGGGCGGAGGGGACTATCTTATGGATCTGTCCTTCGTCCTGACGCCCGCCGGCGGCGAGGTCGAGTTCCGTAGCGACGACGTCCATTATGCCTGGCCCTACCTGCGCCTGCAGACGCGCTGGAGCGGCGAAGGCGGCGGCCGCCTAACGGC
This window harbors:
- a CDS encoding PmoA family protein; amino-acid sequence: MTRRLSAGLLALGLILGANAAPPSHIELRNDDAAGRLRVLVDGREAFIYQYAGSLDMPHYWPLSTPGGRNLLVQQTEPYPHHRSFWFADTVRLNGGRDVSFYNGLYSGVEQPTDPKTYKPPFRDHIRHVRFAKLAAHGSRAEIEAELFWEMDGNQAVLREMRRLVVYGLGGGDYLMDLSFVLTPAGGEVEFRSDDVHYAWPYLRLQTRWSGEGGGRLTADDGSVGQETTNMRAAKWIDYSNTIEGETAGAAVFQYPDGFSHRWLTREYGCFGPRRPDALSGKPFILVPGMSLRQRIGILIHAGDVKSGRVAERYKDYIGDRWK